A section of the Microcoleus sp. FACHB-68 genome encodes:
- a CDS encoding PD40 domain-containing protein, with protein sequence MFGLGIAGQEIVDLKWQGTLSDYVTAVAWSPDGKTLAASSSAGEVILWQGLETAKTLQMGAGDSIDCLAFSSDGQLLAAAGQEGTVKIWRVSDQSPLYCLENAPAWVDRLAWSPTGNQLAFSTGRYVQIWDAGKGEIIAKLNFEASSVLDLAWHPTVEYLAIAGYQGVKIWNTQNWEDDPYSLVIPSATAVVKWSPDGKYLAGGNLDKTLTVLEWGNPHPWVMRGFPGKVRQLAWSDQATEFGAPLLAAASAGTISVWEKQREANAGWEAWVLELHEGVVGSLSFQPASFLLASASEDGHVCLWQKAEQLAQILEGAPAGFSCLAWDSQGHQLAAGGQEGQLLIWSKS encoded by the coding sequence GTGTTTGGCTTAGGAATTGCCGGCCAAGAAATCGTGGATCTGAAATGGCAAGGAACTCTTTCAGATTACGTCACCGCAGTTGCGTGGTCGCCCGATGGCAAAACTTTAGCAGCGAGTTCATCTGCCGGCGAGGTGATTTTGTGGCAAGGTTTAGAGACGGCTAAAACCTTGCAAATGGGTGCCGGTGACTCGATAGATTGCCTTGCCTTTTCTTCCGATGGCCAACTGCTAGCGGCTGCCGGCCAAGAAGGCACAGTCAAGATTTGGCGCGTGTCTGATCAGTCGCCCTTGTATTGCCTGGAAAACGCGCCGGCATGGGTTGACCGGCTAGCGTGGAGTCCCACGGGCAACCAACTTGCATTTAGTACCGGGCGTTACGTGCAAATATGGGATGCCGGCAAAGGAGAAATCATCGCAAAGCTGAATTTTGAAGCCTCCTCAGTTTTGGATCTAGCTTGGCATCCCACCGTTGAATATTTGGCGATTGCCGGCTATCAAGGCGTCAAAATTTGGAATACTCAAAATTGGGAAGACGATCCCTACTCCCTCGTAATTCCCTCTGCAACTGCAGTTGTGAAATGGTCACCCGATGGCAAATATTTAGCCGGCGGCAACCTGGATAAAACCCTCACCGTTTTAGAATGGGGCAACCCTCATCCCTGGGTAATGCGGGGTTTTCCCGGCAAAGTGCGCCAGTTAGCTTGGTCAGATCAAGCCACCGAATTCGGTGCGCCTCTGCTAGCGGCTGCCAGCGCCGGCACTATTTCCGTTTGGGAAAAGCAACGAGAAGCTAATGCCGGCTGGGAAGCTTGGGTTTTGGAACTACATGAGGGCGTCGTTGGCAGCTTAAGCTTTCAACCGGCTAGCTTTCTCCTCGCCTCAGCCAGTGAAGATGGCCACGTTTGTCTATGGCAAAAAGCTGAACAACTCGCGCAAATTCTGGAAGGCGCACCGGCTGGTTTTTCTTGCTTAGCCTGGGACAGCCAAGGACATCAACTTGCTGCCGGTGGTCAAGAAGGCCAATTATTAATTTGGTCAAAATCCTAA
- a CDS encoding TonB-dependent receptor, whose translation MKLYFVMFGVSCLCWGIMPAALANPHSLALTKVSQPKQSFSEIPRLSDIRFPHTRAELLVQQPILPGFNLPKKHQVEAKLVVFISPEKPVDLIVTAVRNRVLQSTSAYEIYAEEIQQQGSSSAAEVLRGLPGFAINDAGKGADIHTGTYYRGHSINQSVFLLNGRPIGSNVNTYHGATDLNSIPVESIQRVELSSGTSATLYGSEAFGGVVNIITKQGQGIPKFNGLVEFGSLNQSNYHASYSGSAGSLDFNLSYEESEIDNRYRVPEGAANRDEKGRLFNGDTATSNYFGSVRIGLNPRNTLSFDAYKISSRRGLLYFGFPLQRDRLDHDVFNVGLSWNSRLSDNDDSVLQTTIGYNQDYFNTYGPTQSTFYRQGSLNSQALTARVEHQWRTASNNNLRWGLDVQQTFLAGDVLSTIPERAGLNETEDTNRFNGALFALNTWEISDRFQAELGIRQNFNSEFGSYLNPSAGLRWDINPSIAVRGSWVSVQRNPGLDQLYVYDTVHNWLPNPDLDPEKGSSWTAGFDINFTSNFTGQFTYFGSRLNDRLGIEAGKWANIGLVNTNGLEAALKWQIAPEWATFLNYTYTDARIETGTDKGLQLGLVPYSVAKAGIGYGSAGWEINLFASYNSGSRRAFFNNPDDNNTDFSPSFLNLDLSARVPITRNLGLTIYLENLTDKTYERVNRIYQPGLTFRIGLQSNF comes from the coding sequence ATGAAATTATATTTTGTTATGTTTGGCGTCAGTTGCCTGTGTTGGGGAATTATGCCGGCAGCTTTAGCAAACCCTCATTCTCTCGCGCTTACAAAAGTTTCTCAGCCAAAACAATCTTTTTCAGAGATTCCTCGCCTGAGTGATATCCGGTTTCCCCACACCCGTGCAGAGTTGCTGGTTCAGCAGCCAATTTTACCAGGGTTTAATCTACCAAAAAAGCATCAAGTTGAAGCGAAGCTGGTTGTATTCATTTCACCAGAAAAGCCGGTTGATTTAATTGTTACAGCAGTGAGAAATAGAGTTCTGCAATCTACATCGGCATACGAAATTTATGCTGAAGAAATCCAACAGCAAGGTTCTAGCAGTGCGGCAGAAGTGCTGAGAGGTTTACCGGGATTTGCTATTAATGATGCGGGTAAAGGTGCGGATATTCACACCGGCACTTACTATCGCGGACACTCGATTAATCAATCTGTTTTTTTATTAAATGGTAGACCAATTGGCAGCAATGTTAACACTTATCATGGTGCAACTGACTTAAATAGCATTCCGGTTGAATCAATTCAACGGGTAGAATTATCGAGTGGCACCAGTGCGACTTTATACGGTTCTGAAGCTTTTGGTGGCGTTGTTAATATTATTACTAAACAGGGACAGGGTATTCCAAAATTCAATGGCTTGGTTGAATTTGGCTCTTTAAATCAGTCTAACTATCATGCTAGCTATAGTGGCTCTGCCGGCTCTTTAGATTTTAATTTAAGTTATGAAGAATCCGAAATAGATAACCGCTATCGTGTCCCGGAAGGCGCGGCAAATCGTGATGAAAAGGGACGTTTATTTAATGGCGATACAGCGACTAGCAATTACTTTGGCAGTGTCAGAATTGGCTTAAACCCTAGAAATACTCTGAGTTTCGATGCTTACAAAATTAGCAGCCGACGGGGTCTTCTCTATTTTGGCTTTCCTTTGCAAAGAGATAGACTCGATCATGATGTTTTTAATGTTGGTTTATCTTGGAATAGCCGGCTGAGTGATAATGATGATTCGGTTCTGCAAACAACGATTGGTTATAACCAAGATTACTTTAATACCTACGGGCCGACACAAAGTACATTTTACCGCCAAGGGTCGCTCAATTCCCAAGCGCTCACGGCTAGGGTAGAACACCAGTGGCGCACAGCTTCTAATAATAATCTTCGCTGGGGATTGGACGTACAACAAACTTTTTTAGCCGGCGATGTTTTAAGCACCATTCCTGAAAGAGCCGGTTTGAATGAAACTGAAGATACAAATCGATTTAATGGGGCGCTGTTTGCCTTAAATACCTGGGAAATTAGCGATAGGTTTCAAGCTGAACTTGGAATTAGGCAGAACTTTAATAGTGAGTTTGGCAGTTATCTCAATCCTAGCGCCGGCTTGCGGTGGGATATCAACCCTAGCATTGCAGTACGTGGGAGTTGGGTTTCTGTACAGCGTAACCCTGGTTTAGATCAATTATATGTTTATGATACTGTGCATAATTGGTTGCCCAACCCAGATTTAGATCCCGAAAAAGGATCTTCTTGGACAGCCGGCTTCGATATTAATTTTACTTCTAATTTTACCGGACAATTTACTTACTTTGGCAGTCGTTTGAATGATCGCCTAGGAATAGAAGCCGGTAAGTGGGCAAATATTGGTCTTGTCAATACAAATGGTTTAGAAGCGGCGTTGAAGTGGCAAATTGCTCCAGAATGGGCAACTTTTCTCAACTACACTTATACTGACGCACGTATCGAAACCGGCACGGATAAGGGTTTACAATTAGGCTTAGTTCCTTATTCGGTTGCTAAAGCCGGAATTGGCTATGGCAGTGCCGGCTGGGAAATTAATTTATTTGCAAGTTATAACAGCGGTTCTCGGAGAGCTTTTTTTAACAATCCTGATGATAATAATACCGATTTCTCTCCATCTTTTCTTAATTTAGATTTGAGCGCCAGAGTTCCCATAACTCGAAATTTAGGGCTGACAATTTATTTAGAAAACTTAACTGATAAAACTTATGAAAGAGTTAATCGGATCTATCAACCCGGTTTAACTTTCCGCATCGGCTTACAATCCAATTTTTAA
- the deoC gene encoding deoxyribose-phosphate aldolase translates to MAAAQPEIDIAPFIDHALLNPTATPVMLQKWCEEADRFQFATVCVYPTYVRQAATLLHGKQPRVCVVIGFPTGATTSAVKLHEAQEAVENGATELDVVINLGWLKAGKTDELHREIAEICDETGQPVKAILETALLTDEEKIIAAELCMDAGVDFLKTSTGVYGGATVEDIRLLKEFSKGQAGIKASGGIRTYQQAVELILAGATRLGTSRGPELIRLRDNLEEKHEET, encoded by the coding sequence ATGGCTGCGGCTCAGCCAGAAATTGATATCGCGCCTTTTATCGATCACGCCCTGCTGAACCCAACAGCAACGCCGGTAATGCTTCAGAAGTGGTGCGAAGAGGCAGATCGCTTTCAGTTCGCGACAGTGTGCGTATATCCAACCTACGTGCGTCAAGCCGCAACACTTTTGCACGGCAAGCAACCGCGAGTGTGTGTAGTGATCGGCTTTCCCACCGGCGCAACAACATCGGCAGTGAAATTGCATGAAGCTCAAGAAGCTGTAGAGAATGGTGCGACTGAACTGGATGTGGTGATTAACTTAGGTTGGTTGAAAGCCGGCAAAACAGACGAACTGCACCGGGAGATTGCGGAAATTTGTGACGAGACAGGGCAACCTGTTAAAGCAATCTTAGAAACAGCATTACTCACAGACGAGGAAAAAATTATCGCTGCTGAACTTTGTATGGATGCCGGTGTGGATTTCCTCAAAACCAGCACAGGCGTTTACGGGGGGGCAACTGTGGAAGATATCCGCTTGCTCAAAGAGTTCAGCAAAGGACAGGCAGGAATCAAAGCATCGGGGGGAATCCGTACTTATCAGCAAGCTGTGGAGTTAATTTTAGCCGGCGCAACGCGGCTAGGCACCTCTCGAGGACCCGAATTAATTCGCTTACGCGATAACCTGGAAGAGAAGCATGAAGAAACATAA
- a CDS encoding energy-coupling factor ABC transporter substrate-binding protein has translation MQQKQKAWDNWLLILGVVFLAAMPLILVKNSEFGGADGQAEEAIQEVQPDYKPWFEPVVELPGGEVESLLFAVQAAAGAGVIGYVIGLYRGRGFREVKSKK, from the coding sequence ATGCAGCAGAAACAAAAAGCTTGGGATAATTGGCTGTTAATTTTGGGAGTGGTATTTTTAGCGGCGATGCCGTTAATTTTGGTGAAAAATTCAGAGTTTGGGGGTGCGGATGGCCAAGCAGAGGAGGCGATTCAGGAAGTTCAGCCCGATTATAAGCCTTGGTTTGAGCCGGTTGTAGAGTTACCGGGTGGAGAAGTTGAATCGCTCTTATTTGCAGTGCAAGCTGCTGCCGGTGCCGGCGTAATTGGATATGTGATTGGCTTATACCGGGGCCGAGGTTTTCGGGAAGTAAAAAGTAAAAAGTAG
- the recO gene encoding DNA repair protein RecO has protein sequence MGQTYKATGINLKGSPMGESDRLLTILTREFGLIRAVVPGARKPNSQMGGRGGLFVVNELLIQKGRSLDKIAQAETLESYPGLSRDLGKLAAGQYLAEVVLCQALSEQPQEELFCLLNEHLSRIEQLPNAGEGAMSVPVLAHLTHGVYHLLALAGIAPQVQSCSITQRPLIPDFTAPDWRVGFSIAAGGTVSLPEKRRLEGPGSGPAIELPRSASYTTKFASSQTGFKAGTETRPNKNSALKSIAIGNKVAETTNNSYRTLIHPERPVKIDTQLNAVELALLQQLAEPQISWPHAGLSHLRTQNTETAWVAVERILRQYAQSQFDRSIRSAALIDSYFASLPISP, from the coding sequence ATGGGTCAAACTTACAAAGCGACTGGAATTAACCTGAAAGGCTCACCAATGGGCGAGTCTGACCGGCTCTTGACGATTTTGACGCGGGAGTTTGGTTTAATTCGCGCAGTCGTACCGGGGGCGAGAAAGCCAAACTCGCAGATGGGGGGGCGTGGTGGCTTGTTTGTGGTTAACGAATTGCTGATTCAAAAGGGGCGTTCGCTTGATAAAATTGCCCAAGCAGAAACTTTAGAATCTTATCCGGGTTTAAGTCGGGATCTGGGAAAACTTGCAGCTGGGCAGTATTTGGCTGAAGTGGTACTTTGTCAAGCGTTGAGCGAACAACCGCAGGAAGAACTTTTTTGCTTGCTAAACGAGCATTTGAGCCGAATTGAGCAGTTACCCAACGCAGGCGAGGGTGCAATGTCTGTGCCGGTGCTAGCCCACTTAACGCACGGTGTTTATCACCTTTTGGCTTTAGCCGGCATTGCACCTCAAGTTCAATCCTGCTCTATCACCCAGCGCCCACTCATCCCAGACTTTACCGCGCCAGACTGGCGAGTTGGGTTTAGTATCGCTGCCGGCGGAACCGTGAGTTTACCAGAGAAACGCCGGTTGGAAGGGCCAGGTTCAGGGCCGGCCATCGAACTACCACGATCCGCTTCTTATACTACAAAATTTGCAAGCAGTCAAACTGGATTTAAAGCCGGCACAGAAACGCGACCCAACAAGAATTCTGCCTTAAAAAGCATTGCCATCGGCAACAAAGTGGCTGAGACTACTAACAACAGCTACCGCACACTCATCCATCCCGAAAGACCCGTAAAAATCGATACCCAGCTCAATGCGGTCGAGCTGGCATTACTTCAGCAGCTAGCGGAACCTCAGATATCTTGGCCCCATGCCGGTTTATCTCATTTACGAACCCAGAACACAGAGACAGCTTGGGTCGCAGTTGAACGCATTTTGCGTCAGTACGCTCAGTCTCAATTTGATCGCTCGATCCGCTCGGCTGCTTTAATAGATTCCTATTTTGCCTCCCTGCCCATTTCCCCGTGA
- a CDS encoding GTP-binding protein codes for MSSSIPVTVLTGYLGAGKTTLLNRILTYEHGKKVAVIINEFGEVGIDNQLVINSVDEEIFEMNNGCICCTVRGDLIRIMGNLMRRRDKFDHLVIETTGLADPAPVIQTFFMDEDVRSQTNLDAVVTVVDAKHIWEHWDSSEAQEQIAFADVILLNKTDLVAPEQLDELEKRIRSMNAMAKIYRTQNAELDMDSLLGVKAFDLDRALEIDPQFLNEEAHEHDESVYSVALVETGALDGDKLNDWLANLLQTKGVDIFRMKGILNIAGEENRLVFQGVHMIFDGKPDRPWKPGETRKSELVFIGRNLDEAQLKEDFLKCLA; via the coding sequence ATGTCCAGTTCAATTCCGGTTACAGTGCTCACCGGCTATCTGGGTGCCGGTAAAACAACCCTCCTCAATCGCATCCTGACTTACGAACACGGCAAAAAAGTTGCCGTAATTATTAATGAATTTGGGGAAGTGGGAATTGATAATCAATTGGTGATCAATTCCGTTGATGAAGAAATCTTTGAAATGAATAATGGCTGCATCTGTTGCACCGTGCGAGGCGATTTAATTCGCATCATGGGCAACTTAATGCGGCGCAGAGATAAGTTTGATCATTTAGTCATAGAAACAACCGGCCTTGCCGATCCAGCGCCGGTGATTCAAACATTTTTCATGGATGAAGATGTTCGCAGCCAAACCAATTTAGATGCCGTCGTTACCGTCGTAGACGCTAAGCATATTTGGGAACATTGGGATAGCAGCGAAGCACAAGAACAAATTGCATTTGCCGATGTAATTTTGCTGAATAAAACTGATTTAGTCGCGCCAGAACAGCTTGATGAGCTAGAGAAGCGCATTCGATCAATGAATGCAATGGCAAAAATTTACCGCACTCAAAACGCAGAATTAGACATGGATTCGCTTTTGGGTGTGAAAGCATTTGATTTAGATCGGGCGCTGGAAATTGACCCGCAATTTTTAAATGAAGAAGCCCACGAACATGATGAATCGGTGTATTCCGTGGCATTGGTAGAAACCGGCGCACTCGATGGCGATAAATTAAACGATTGGCTAGCTAATTTATTGCAAACGAAGGGGGTGGATATTTTTCGCATGAAAGGGATTTTGAATATTGCCGGCGAAGAGAACCGCTTAGTGTTCCAAGGTGTTCACATGATATTTGACGGGAAACCGGATCGCCCTTGGAAGCCTGGAGAAACCCGGAAAAGTGAACTGGTTTTTATCGGTCGCAATCTTGACGAAGCTCAATTAAAAGAGGATTTTCTCAAGTGTTTGGCTTAG
- the cbiQ gene encoding cobalt ECF transporter T component CbiQ, whose amino-acid sequence MHLYIDTLAYTNRLRYLPPAHKLLFAIIPLFIAFFSHAPVQLAVIIWMTIWTIGYARIPLGVYLKMIAGAGVFLLMSLPALMLNMTSVSEMPAILSDRWIGIEWGDWYFYISHTGTQQALGILLRSLAGVCCLFFILLTIPFVEILQVLRRLGCPTLLTELLLLMYRFIFVLLQTAGELWIAQQARNGHRSWSITMRSLTLLIGQLLQRTLERYRQYSFTLASRGFTGDFQVWHPQRTRPSRRYTLEASLGCIALLGLEMLTSYR is encoded by the coding sequence ATGCACCTTTATATCGATACGCTGGCTTACACGAATCGGTTGCGGTATTTGCCACCGGCACATAAATTACTGTTTGCGATTATCCCCCTATTTATCGCTTTTTTCAGTCATGCGCCGGTACAATTGGCAGTAATCATCTGGATGACGATCTGGACAATTGGTTATGCGCGAATTCCCTTGGGAGTTTATTTAAAAATGATTGCCGGCGCTGGGGTATTTTTACTCATGAGTTTACCGGCACTCATGCTTAACATGACTTCAGTCAGCGAAATGCCGGCAATTCTTTCAGATCGATGGATAGGAATAGAATGGGGTGATTGGTATTTTTATATCAGTCACACCGGCACTCAACAAGCACTCGGCATTTTGTTGCGATCGCTTGCCGGGGTTTGCTGTCTGTTTTTCATCCTTCTCACCATACCGTTTGTAGAAATTCTACAAGTTTTGCGCCGGCTGGGATGTCCAACCCTTTTAACAGAACTATTGCTATTAATGTATCGCTTTATTTTTGTGCTGCTGCAAACTGCAGGTGAATTGTGGATCGCCCAACAAGCGCGGAACGGACATCGCTCTTGGAGCATCACTATGCGTAGCCTAACATTATTAATCGGTCAATTATTACAGCGCACCCTCGAACGCTATCGACAGTATTCCTTTACCCTCGCATCACGCGGTTTCACCGGCGACTTCCAAGTTTGGCACCCACAGCGCACTCGTCCCTCGCGCCGGTATACCCTAGAAGCATCCCTCGGCTGCATTGCATTACTTGGACTCGAAATGCTTACAAGCTATCGATAA
- a CDS encoding energy-coupling factor ABC transporter permease yields the protein MKRHLLKPSGLFLAGLILFLSIGAPAPAYGMHIMEGFLPAPWAIFWWLVFIPFFALGLRSLHRITKENPELKLLLALAGAFAFVLSALKMPSVTGSSSHPTGTGLGAILFGPMAMSVLGSLVLLFQALLLAHGGLTTLGANAVSMAVVGPLVAYAVYQLVMKVAGKQKVAIFLAAAVANLTTYLVTSLQLALAFPSATGGFVASFVKFAGIFALTQVPLAISEGLLTVLVWNWLASYGRQELEQLKLIKRGA from the coding sequence ATGAAAAGACATTTGTTAAAACCTAGTGGATTATTCCTAGCCGGCCTGATCTTATTTTTGAGTATCGGCGCACCGGCACCCGCCTATGGAATGCACATCATGGAAGGCTTTTTGCCGGCACCGTGGGCAATCTTTTGGTGGTTGGTGTTTATCCCATTTTTCGCTTTGGGGTTGCGATCGCTGCACCGCATCACCAAAGAAAATCCGGAATTAAAATTACTTCTCGCCTTAGCCGGCGCGTTTGCTTTCGTCCTGTCTGCCTTAAAAATGCCTTCAGTCACCGGCAGCAGTTCCCACCCCACCGGCACAGGTTTAGGGGCAATTCTGTTTGGCCCTATGGCCATGTCTGTTTTAGGCAGTTTAGTGCTGCTCTTTCAAGCCTTATTGCTGGCGCATGGCGGTTTGACCACTTTGGGAGCAAATGCAGTTTCGATGGCCGTCGTCGGGCCGTTAGTGGCCTATGCTGTGTATCAGTTGGTGATGAAGGTAGCCGGTAAACAGAAAGTTGCGATTTTTTTGGCGGCAGCAGTGGCAAATTTAACCACTTACCTTGTCACTTCGTTGCAACTAGCCTTGGCGTTTCCCTCTGCAACCGGCGGCTTTGTTGCCTCGTTTGTCAAGTTTGCTGGAATTTTTGCACTCACTCAAGTTCCTTTAGCAATCAGCGAGGGATTGCTGACTGTGTTGGTTTGGAATTGGCTTGCGAGTTATGGGCGTCAAGAATTGGAACAATTAAAGTTAATTAAGCGGGGCGCTTAG
- a CDS encoding ABC transporter ATP-binding protein has translation MTQWLLEFDGVHYAYPASQQPALNGLTLRVPVGKKSALIGHNGCGKSTLLFLADGLHQPQQGMLRWHGKPMRYDRHSLIQLRRQVGLVFQDPEQQLVAPTVEEDISYGLCNLGLSAAEISWRVDTALADFGLTELATRPVHHLSLGQKKRVALAGVMVLQPELLLLDEPTAYLDPLQTRQLMAKLEQIHAAGTTQLMATHDLNLAYQWADWIFVIHQGRLITEGDAVAVFSQRHLLQDLQIGVPLLWEVWETLLEQMPMTTGMQRPKTADELREQLRLKMPLRE, from the coding sequence ATGACACAATGGTTACTTGAATTTGATGGCGTACACTACGCCTATCCAGCCAGCCAGCAGCCGGCACTCAACGGCTTGACATTACGGGTGCCGGTGGGAAAAAAAAGCGCCCTGATCGGTCATAATGGTTGCGGCAAATCCACCCTCCTATTCCTAGCCGATGGCTTGCATCAACCTCAACAAGGAATGCTGCGATGGCATGGCAAACCAATGCGCTATGATCGGCACTCCCTAATTCAGCTTAGACGACAAGTAGGGCTAGTGTTTCAAGATCCAGAGCAACAACTTGTAGCGCCTACTGTTGAGGAAGATATTTCTTATGGCTTATGTAATTTAGGATTATCCGCCGCTGAAATTAGCTGGCGTGTTGATACAGCTTTAGCTGATTTTGGATTAACTGAACTAGCTACTAGACCTGTACATCATCTTAGTTTAGGGCAAAAGAAACGAGTTGCCCTTGCCGGCGTGATGGTACTACAGCCTGAACTATTATTACTAGATGAACCCACCGCTTATTTAGATCCATTGCAGACACGGCAGCTAATGGCAAAACTTGAACAAATTCATGCTGCCGGCACCACTCAATTAATGGCAACGCACGATTTAAATCTAGCTTATCAGTGGGCAGATTGGATTTTTGTGATTCACCAAGGACGCCTGATCACTGAAGGCGACGCAGTCGCTGTGTTTTCTCAGCGTCATCTGTTGCAGGATTTACAGATAGGTGTTCCTTTGCTTTGGGAAGTTTGGGAGACGTTACTTGAACAAATGCCGATGACGACAGGAATGCAACGCCCCAAAACAGCTGATGAGTTGCGCGAGCAATTACGGTTAAAGATGCCCTTACGGGAATAA
- a CDS encoding GTP-binding protein has translation MTNASVNPPLEMPKRGMPVTIITGFLGSGKTTVLNHILHNAQNLKVAVLVNEFGDINIDSQLLVSVDQDMVELTNGCICCTINDGLLEAVYKVLDRGDRIDYLVIETTGIADPLPIALTFLGPELRDLTRLDSILTVVDAETFTPSHFESSAAFNQIAYGDIILLNKTDLATDDKIAQLEDYIHTVKAGSRILRSQKGQVPLPLILDVALTQPASYSSTEESSHHHHDHEHHDHKHHDHDHHDHEHHHYSHHLENDGFVSVSFQSDRPFLVNKFEKFLQEQLPEDVFRAKGLIWFQESSDRQIFQLSGKRFDIQADNWPEKPSNQLVFIGRNLNATQIQEHLNNCLA, from the coding sequence ATGACGAATGCTTCAGTTAATCCTCCCCTAGAAATGCCGAAACGGGGGATGCCGGTGACAATTATTACCGGCTTCTTAGGAAGTGGTAAAACTACAGTTCTTAATCACATCCTGCATAACGCCCAAAACTTGAAAGTAGCCGTTTTGGTTAATGAATTTGGGGATATCAATATCGACAGCCAACTTTTAGTTTCTGTTGATCAAGATATGGTAGAATTAACCAATGGCTGTATTTGTTGCACCATTAATGATGGTTTATTAGAAGCCGTTTACAAAGTTCTAGATCGTGGTGACCGCATCGATTACCTTGTCATAGAAACCACAGGAATTGCCGATCCATTGCCCATTGCCCTGACATTTTTAGGGCCAGAATTGCGAGATTTAACGCGCCTAGATTCTATTTTGACGGTTGTAGATGCAGAAACTTTCACCCCCTCACATTTTGAAAGTTCCGCAGCCTTCAACCAAATTGCTTACGGTGACATTATTCTGCTCAACAAAACCGATTTAGCAACCGACGATAAAATTGCTCAATTAGAAGACTACATTCACACAGTCAAAGCCGGCTCCAGAATTCTCAGATCCCAAAAAGGTCAGGTTCCCCTTCCTCTCATTCTTGATGTTGCACTCACCCAGCCGGCATCCTATTCATCGACAGAAGAATCTAGCCACCATCATCACGATCATGAACATCACGATCATAAACATCACGATCACGATCATCACGATCATGAACATCATCATTATTCCCATCACTTAGAAAATGATGGATTTGTTTCCGTGTCTTTCCAAAGTGACCGGCCTTTTTTGGTCAATAAATTTGAGAAATTTTTACAAGAGCAATTGCCCGAAGATGTTTTTCGCGCCAAGGGACTGATTTGGTTTCAAGAAAGTTCCGACCGGCAGATATTTCAATTAAGTGGCAAACGCTTTGACATCCAGGCAGATAACTGGCCAGAAAAACCCAGTAACCAGCTCGTTTTCATTGGGCGCAATTTAAATGCCACTCAAATTCAAGAGCATCTGAATAATTGCTTAGCTTGA